A window of Pirellula sp. SH-Sr6A contains these coding sequences:
- the rpoB gene encoding DNA-directed RNA polymerase subunit beta — translation MATSSKRRLQPTSVRVFGSGRSQFPIPNLTTLQTVSYEAFLQEDIPSDKRKNQGLESVFREIFPIESYDKSVALEYLRYELGKPRYTPEECRQLRLTYGKPLKAWFRLKRDQPLEEEVYLGDIPIMLGGGEFIINGAERVVVSQLHRSPGVDFVEEAEGTTDRKLPSFRVIPERGSWIEVNVTKKDSLSVRIDQSGKFSVMTLLRAMSPKLGTDQELLQAFYEITTEKISGSASIAAIENKISADDVVFPSDHERAGEIVIEGGQKIGRTTAEMICTVGIKSIQVMESPKVPYILNSLAEDNTSSHEEALLRIYQRLRPGNPPALEKARTLFHEKFFDINRYRLGRVGRFRVNRKLSLNVPEDEMALRPEDLVASIRYLIDLFDPDSTARFDDIDHLGNRRLRTIDELACEELRKGFLKLRRTVQERMSLKEVEDMTPRSLVNPKSISAAIEYFFGRGELSQVVDQTNPLSQLTHERRLSALGPGGLNRKRAGFEVRDVHISHYGRICPIETPEGTNIGLISSLSIYAGVDEYGFLVTPYRKVAGGKVTDEVVWLRADEESDAYIGPADLEIKDGSLVSGPGLIARYRNDFEIVTPDVVHYMDIAPSQMIGVSAGLIPFLEHDDANRALMGSNMQRQAVPLLVVEPPIVGTGLEKEVAANSAMVVRARRAGKVTYVDSTRIEIGNDIYHMKKYQGLNERTCLNQRPIVGLGDKVEKGQIIADGASTHLGELALGRNVLVGFMSFDGYNYEDAIIISEELVKQDVYTSIHIEEFDVEIRETKLGREEFTRDIPNVSEKALRNLDESGIVQIGTYVRPGDILVGKVSPKSKTELTPEEKLLHAIFGRAGEDVKNDSLEVSSGVEGIVIDTQKFSRRMSLSEEERKEFEKELKRVETEGNKEISTSFASFAEELEKAIGGRLTDDDGTPLTGGQDPKFIAEKAQTFNLSRLLNRLDAGLHAEVKKVYKNLWPAVEEALDIRDRQLNSMKRGDELRSGVLQMVKVYIATKRVISVGDKMAGRHGNKGVISKVLPVEDMPFLPDGTPLQIMLNPLGVPSRMNVGQILETHLGWAGAKLGFQAITPVFDGASEGDINKALAEAGLPSHGKIRLHDGRTGEQMEQETTVGYIYMLKLHHLVDDKVHARSTGPYSLITQQPLGGKARFGGQRFGEMEVWALEAYGAAYILQELLTVKSDDVEGRTKIYESMVKGENTLEAGTPASFDVLTNEIRGLALNMRLEKRRL, via the coding sequence ATGGCAACTTCCTCCAAGCGACGATTGCAACCAACTTCTGTTCGTGTATTCGGATCGGGCAGAAGCCAGTTCCCGATTCCTAACTTGACCACATTGCAAACCGTTTCTTACGAAGCGTTTTTGCAAGAGGATATCCCATCGGACAAGCGAAAGAACCAAGGGTTGGAGTCGGTCTTTCGCGAAATTTTCCCGATCGAGAGCTACGACAAATCGGTCGCGCTCGAGTATCTCCGTTACGAGCTTGGCAAGCCCCGATACACTCCGGAAGAGTGTCGGCAGCTCCGCTTGACCTACGGCAAGCCCCTGAAGGCTTGGTTCCGTCTCAAGCGAGATCAGCCCCTCGAAGAAGAAGTTTATTTGGGTGACATTCCGATCATGCTCGGGGGTGGTGAGTTCATCATCAACGGTGCGGAGCGGGTTGTTGTCAGCCAGTTGCACCGATCTCCGGGAGTTGATTTCGTCGAAGAGGCTGAGGGGACAACCGACCGCAAATTGCCTTCTTTCCGCGTGATTCCCGAGCGTGGTAGCTGGATCGAAGTTAACGTGACCAAGAAGGATTCCCTCTCGGTGCGTATCGACCAGAGCGGAAAGTTTTCTGTGATGACGTTGCTGCGTGCGATGTCGCCCAAGTTGGGGACCGATCAAGAGTTGTTGCAGGCGTTTTACGAGATCACAACGGAAAAGATTTCCGGTAGTGCAAGCATCGCAGCCATTGAGAACAAGATCTCGGCGGACGATGTTGTCTTTCCGTCGGATCATGAACGAGCTGGGGAGATTGTGATCGAGGGGGGGCAGAAGATCGGTCGCACGACCGCAGAGATGATCTGCACGGTCGGTATCAAGAGCATCCAAGTGATGGAGTCTCCCAAGGTTCCTTATATTCTCAATTCGCTCGCGGAAGACAACACGTCGTCGCACGAAGAAGCATTGCTACGTATTTATCAACGGTTGCGACCGGGCAACCCTCCCGCCTTGGAAAAAGCGCGGACGCTCTTCCACGAAAAGTTCTTCGATATCAATCGATATCGGCTTGGTCGCGTAGGCCGTTTCCGTGTGAATCGCAAATTGAGCCTGAACGTTCCTGAAGACGAGATGGCGCTCCGTCCGGAGGATTTGGTAGCCTCGATCCGGTACTTGATCGATTTGTTCGATCCCGATTCGACGGCGCGATTCGACGACATCGATCACTTGGGGAATCGCCGTCTTCGAACGATTGACGAGTTGGCATGCGAAGAGTTGCGCAAGGGCTTTTTGAAGCTTCGACGGACCGTTCAAGAGCGTATGAGCTTGAAGGAAGTCGAAGACATGACCCCTCGCTCGTTGGTAAATCCAAAGAGTATCAGCGCTGCGATTGAGTATTTCTTCGGTCGTGGTGAGTTGTCGCAGGTCGTCGACCAGACCAATCCCTTGTCGCAGTTGACTCACGAGCGACGTTTGTCCGCGCTGGGCCCTGGTGGTTTGAATCGAAAGCGTGCGGGCTTTGAAGTCCGAGACGTTCACATTTCTCACTACGGCCGGATCTGTCCAATTGAGACACCGGAAGGTACCAACATCGGTTTGATCAGTTCGCTGTCGATCTATGCCGGCGTTGATGAGTACGGGTTCTTGGTCACTCCATATCGCAAGGTGGCTGGCGGGAAGGTGACCGACGAGGTCGTGTGGCTTCGTGCCGATGAAGAGTCGGATGCGTACATCGGCCCTGCCGACTTGGAAATCAAAGATGGTTCGCTGGTTAGCGGCCCCGGGTTGATCGCTCGCTATCGAAACGATTTCGAGATTGTGACCCCGGACGTGGTTCACTACATGGACATCGCGCCGAGCCAGATGATCGGTGTGTCGGCTGGTTTGATTCCGTTCTTGGAGCACGACGACGCCAACCGCGCACTGATGGGTTCGAACATGCAGCGGCAAGCGGTTCCGCTTTTGGTGGTCGAGCCCCCGATCGTTGGAACAGGATTGGAAAAGGAAGTCGCTGCCAACAGCGCGATGGTGGTTCGTGCTCGCCGCGCGGGCAAGGTAACGTATGTCGATTCGACTCGCATTGAGATCGGCAACGACATCTACCATATGAAAAAGTATCAAGGTCTCAATGAGCGGACTTGCTTGAACCAGCGTCCGATCGTCGGCTTGGGAGACAAGGTGGAGAAGGGGCAGATCATCGCCGACGGCGCATCGACCCACCTTGGTGAGTTGGCTCTGGGCCGTAACGTTTTGGTCGGCTTCATGTCCTTCGATGGTTACAACTACGAAGACGCGATCATCATCAGCGAAGAGTTGGTGAAGCAAGACGTTTACACTTCGATTCACATCGAAGAGTTCGATGTCGAGATCCGCGAAACCAAGCTTGGACGGGAAGAGTTCACACGCGACATTCCGAACGTGAGCGAGAAAGCGTTGCGGAACTTGGACGAGAGCGGCATTGTTCAGATCGGCACCTATGTCCGACCCGGCGATATTTTGGTGGGTAAGGTTTCGCCGAAGAGCAAGACCGAGTTAACCCCTGAAGAAAAGCTTCTTCATGCAATCTTCGGACGCGCCGGGGAAGACGTCAAGAACGATTCGCTCGAGGTGAGTTCGGGAGTGGAAGGGATCGTGATCGATACCCAGAAATTCTCGCGACGGATGAGTCTGTCGGAAGAAGAGCGAAAGGAATTCGAAAAGGAGCTCAAGCGGGTCGAGACCGAGGGGAACAAGGAGATCTCGACGTCGTTTGCTTCGTTCGCTGAGGAGTTGGAGAAAGCGATTGGTGGTAGACTCACCGATGACGACGGTACACCGCTCACGGGCGGGCAGGATCCGAAGTTCATTGCTGAAAAGGCGCAGACCTTCAATTTATCTCGATTGCTCAATCGATTGGATGCAGGGCTCCATGCGGAAGTCAAGAAGGTTTACAAGAACCTCTGGCCAGCCGTGGAAGAGGCGCTCGACATCCGCGATCGTCAGCTCAACAGCATGAAGCGAGGGGATGAGCTTCGCAGTGGCGTGTTGCAGATGGTAAAGGTCTACATCGCTACGAAGCGAGTGATCAGCGTCGGGGACAAGATGGCAGGTCGACACGGTAACAAGGGGGTTATCTCCAAGGTGTTGCCGGTCGAAGACATGCCGTTCCTTCCGGACGGGACGCCTCTTCAGATCATGCTCAATCCGCTCGGGGTTCCAAGCCGGATGAACGTGGGTCAGATTTTGGAAACTCACTTGGGTTGGGCTGGTGCGAAACTTGGATTCCAAGCCATCACTCCAGTCTTTGATGGAGCGAGCGAAGGGGACATCAACAAAGCCCTCGCGGAAGCAGGATTGCCTAGCCATGGAAAGATTCGTCTGCACGATGGTCGAACCGGGGAGCAGATGGAACAAGAGACCACGGTTGGCTACATCTACATGCTCAAGCTGCACCACTTGGTCGATGACAAGGTCCACGCTCGAAGCACAGGTCCTTACTCGTTGATCACCCAGCAACCGCTCGGTGGAAAAGCTCGATTCGGCGGACAGCGATTCGGGGAAATGGAAGTTTGGGCGCTCGAGGCATACGGAGCTGCCTACATCCTCCAAGAGCTCCTCACCGTCAAGAGCGACGACGTCGAGGGACGTACGAAGATCTACGAATCGATGGTCAAGGGTGAAAACACCTTGGAAGCCGGTACACCAGCTAGCTTCGACGTTTTGACCAACGAAATTCGAGGTCTCGCGTTGAACATGCGACTGGAAAAACGCCGCCTCTAA
- the rpoC gene encoding DNA-directed RNA polymerase subunit beta', with amino-acid sequence MANAEATYDRVNDYTSVKISLARPQDIRSWSFGEVKKPETINYRTYRPEKDGLFCERIFGPEKDWECACGKYRGMKYKGMICDRCGVKVTHSRVRRKRMGHIELAAPVAHIWFFKAMPSRLGNLLEMKTTSLEKVIYFQDYVVTNPGTTELELQQLLTEEEYRAARAQHGDSFEADMGAEAVRKLLQALDLVKLSEDLRTELSETSSKQRKKDLINRLKLVESIRDSENRPEWMVLDVIPVIPPDLRPLVLLDSGNFATSDLNDLYRRIINRNNRLRKLVDLNAPEVIIRNEKRMLQQSVDALFDNGRCKRPVLGSSNRPLKSLTDMIKGKQGRFRENLLGKRVDYSARSVIVVGPRLRLHQCGLPKKIALELYQPFIIRKLKELGHADTIKSAKKMLERKDEEVWDILEQVIRNHPVLLNRAPTLHRMGIQAFEPTLVEGNAIHLHPLVCKGFNADFDGDQMAVHLPLSIEAQVEAHTLMMSTHNIFAPSNGKPIMSPSQDTVMGCNYISVMLPDQKGEGMVFATMTEAEYAFQQGTIARHAKVKVRLPANRKLKTDDPNAKPGAIIETTFGRILFNSILPEGMDYYNISLKGSDLAAVISDCYQKLGRRATIKLLDDMNQLGFRESTRSGLSFGADDLLTPESKTKHIADADKKVMAFQKNYLKGVMTAQERYNQVLDAWTATRELITKDMLQAMENDNHRGGWYINPVFLMASSGARGGIEQIRQLCGMRGLMAKPTGEIIETPIKSNFREGLGVLEYFSSTHGARKGLADTALKTADSGYLTRKLADVAQNVVITLHDCGTTQGITKGTIYRGEKVEVRLADSIIGRVSRQNIVNLVTSEVIVEENEMITRDIARKIEEMGLEKIQVRSPMTCDAPLGVCRLCYGMDMSTGSLVEEGMAVGIIAAQSIGEPGTQLTMRTFHQGGAANTSMEESDIKAKKTGIVKFMKMRYVTNDEGHDVVLTRNCEIAIVDPRGRELERYDVPSGARLLVKEDSNVEKGQPLCEWNPHKIPIFSTAGGKIAFVDIIEGETLKLEKDPSGNFQRRIMDSRGKYHPQLMIEDSEGKALDVHYLPEKAVITCTEGSFVNPGTEIAEMPREATGVKDITGGLPRVTEIFEARKPKDPAVVAELDGTVEISKDRKRGKRSIVVRSESGEEVEHLVPPGKRFLVHSGDIVRAGQALVEGPMVPHDILRVSGEEAVQQYLVHEVQQVYRLQRVEINDKHIEIIITRMLRKMKITNAGDTSLLSGLVMDRFEFKRVNDQLAKCVKITDPGDTEFALGAIVPRDAFEASNAQCEGLGGKPAKGKKPKPANGEVQLLGITKAAVQSNSFISAASFQETTKVLTEAALAGKVDRLVGLKENVILGHLIPAGTGFRVFQDSEVSYRKEALEDLVNRGTAAAEESFPLLNQAPRPAESFAPPAEEASDGPGLDASAIDSGSTSEE; translated from the coding sequence ATGGCAAATGCTGAAGCCACCTACGATCGAGTTAATGACTACACTTCGGTCAAGATTTCGTTAGCGCGACCCCAAGACATTCGGTCTTGGTCGTTCGGCGAAGTCAAGAAGCCAGAAACCATCAACTACCGAACCTACCGACCGGAGAAGGATGGTCTTTTCTGCGAACGAATCTTCGGACCAGAAAAGGATTGGGAGTGCGCGTGCGGTAAGTATCGCGGCATGAAGTACAAGGGGATGATCTGCGATCGCTGCGGTGTGAAAGTGACTCACTCCCGCGTCCGTCGAAAGCGGATGGGACACATCGAGTTGGCAGCCCCGGTTGCGCACATTTGGTTCTTCAAAGCGATGCCCAGCCGATTGGGTAATTTGCTGGAGATGAAAACCACCAGTTTGGAGAAGGTGATTTATTTCCAGGACTACGTGGTGACCAACCCCGGCACAACCGAACTGGAACTGCAGCAACTGCTCACCGAGGAAGAATACCGGGCAGCCCGCGCACAACACGGCGACTCCTTCGAAGCCGACATGGGAGCGGAAGCCGTTCGCAAGCTTCTTCAAGCGTTGGACTTGGTCAAGCTGTCCGAAGACCTCCGCACGGAACTCTCGGAGACGAGCAGCAAGCAGCGCAAGAAGGATTTGATCAACCGATTGAAGTTGGTGGAATCGATTCGCGATAGTGAGAACCGCCCTGAGTGGATGGTTCTGGATGTGATCCCAGTCATTCCGCCCGATTTGCGACCATTGGTGCTTCTCGATAGCGGCAACTTCGCTACGTCCGACTTGAACGACCTCTATCGCCGGATCATCAACCGGAACAACCGGCTGCGGAAGCTGGTCGATTTGAACGCTCCAGAAGTCATCATTCGCAACGAAAAGCGTATGTTGCAGCAATCGGTCGATGCGCTTTTTGACAATGGACGATGCAAGCGACCTGTCTTGGGTAGCAGCAACCGCCCGCTCAAGAGCTTGACCGACATGATCAAGGGTAAGCAAGGCCGCTTCCGCGAGAACTTGCTCGGCAAACGCGTGGATTATTCGGCTCGCTCGGTTATCGTGGTGGGACCGCGGCTTCGATTGCACCAATGCGGCCTGCCTAAGAAGATTGCATTGGAGCTTTACCAGCCATTCATCATTCGCAAGCTGAAGGAGTTGGGACACGCCGACACCATCAAATCAGCCAAGAAGATGTTGGAACGCAAGGATGAAGAAGTTTGGGATATTCTCGAGCAAGTCATCCGAAACCACCCCGTGTTGCTCAACCGTGCACCTACGTTGCACCGGATGGGGATTCAAGCGTTTGAACCAACTCTCGTAGAAGGAAACGCGATCCATTTGCACCCGTTGGTTTGCAAAGGCTTCAACGCGGACTTCGACGGCGACCAGATGGCTGTTCACTTGCCCCTCTCGATTGAGGCGCAGGTCGAAGCGCACACGCTCATGATGAGCACGCACAACATCTTCGCTCCGAGCAACGGTAAGCCGATTATGAGTCCTTCCCAGGACACGGTTATGGGTTGTAACTACATCTCCGTGATGCTCCCCGATCAAAAGGGCGAGGGTATGGTCTTCGCCACAATGACCGAGGCGGAGTATGCGTTCCAGCAAGGAACGATTGCTCGACACGCGAAGGTTAAAGTTCGACTTCCTGCAAACCGGAAGTTGAAGACCGACGATCCAAATGCCAAGCCGGGCGCGATCATCGAAACTACCTTCGGACGGATCTTGTTCAACTCGATCCTTCCCGAAGGAATGGATTATTACAACATCTCCCTCAAGGGTAGTGACTTGGCTGCGGTTATCAGTGACTGCTACCAAAAGCTAGGTCGACGCGCGACGATCAAGCTGCTCGATGATATGAATCAACTTGGTTTCCGCGAGTCCACTCGATCCGGTCTCTCCTTCGGTGCAGACGATTTGTTAACACCGGAATCGAAGACCAAGCACATCGCCGACGCTGACAAGAAGGTGATGGCCTTCCAAAAGAACTACCTTAAGGGGGTGATGACAGCTCAAGAGCGTTACAACCAAGTCTTGGATGCTTGGACGGCAACTCGCGAGTTGATCACGAAGGACATGTTGCAGGCGATGGAGAACGACAACCATCGCGGAGGTTGGTATATCAATCCGGTCTTCTTGATGGCGTCCTCGGGTGCACGGGGTGGTATCGAGCAGATTCGTCAGCTGTGCGGTATGCGAGGTCTGATGGCAAAGCCGACCGGCGAAATCATCGAGACGCCGATCAAATCGAACTTCCGAGAAGGGTTAGGTGTACTGGAGTACTTCAGCTCGACGCACGGTGCTCGAAAAGGTTTGGCCGATACGGCTCTTAAGACGGCGGACTCGGGTTACCTGACTCGTAAACTAGCCGACGTCGCGCAAAACGTCGTTATCACTTTGCACGACTGCGGTACCACCCAAGGAATTACCAAGGGAACGATTTACCGCGGCGAGAAGGTGGAAGTTCGTTTGGCGGATTCGATCATCGGGCGGGTCAGCCGCCAGAATATCGTCAACTTGGTCACTTCCGAAGTGATCGTTGAAGAAAACGAGATGATCACGCGAGACATCGCACGCAAGATCGAAGAAATGGGCTTGGAAAAGATCCAAGTTCGATCGCCGATGACTTGCGATGCGCCGCTCGGTGTCTGCCGACTTTGCTATGGGATGGACATGAGCACTGGTTCGCTCGTCGAGGAAGGAATGGCGGTCGGTATTATCGCTGCACAGAGTATCGGTGAGCCCGGTACGCAGTTGACGATGCGTACGTTCCACCAAGGTGGTGCGGCGAACACGAGCATGGAAGAAAGCGATATCAAGGCGAAGAAGACCGGTATCGTCAAGTTCATGAAGATGCGGTACGTGACGAACGACGAAGGGCACGATGTGGTCCTGACTCGAAATTGCGAGATCGCGATCGTCGACCCCCGTGGACGTGAATTGGAACGCTATGACGTTCCCTCGGGTGCTCGATTGTTGGTGAAGGAAGATTCGAACGTCGAAAAGGGACAACCTCTTTGCGAATGGAACCCGCACAAGATTCCTATCTTCTCCACCGCCGGCGGTAAGATCGCCTTCGTCGATATCATTGAAGGGGAAACCCTCAAGCTGGAGAAGGATCCGAGCGGTAACTTCCAACGCCGCATTATGGATTCGCGGGGCAAGTACCATCCGCAGCTCATGATCGAGGACTCAGAAGGCAAAGCTCTCGACGTGCACTACCTGCCCGAAAAGGCAGTTATCACTTGCACCGAAGGCTCCTTTGTCAATCCAGGTACCGAAATCGCGGAAATGCCGCGGGAAGCGACCGGGGTTAAGGACATCACGGGTGGTCTCCCTCGCGTAACGGAAATCTTCGAGGCTCGCAAACCCAAGGATCCGGCGGTTGTTGCCGAATTGGATGGGACAGTCGAGATTTCGAAGGATCGGAAACGCGGAAAGCGTTCGATCGTTGTCCGAAGCGAAAGCGGAGAAGAAGTCGAACACTTGGTACCACCGGGCAAGCGATTCCTGGTTCACTCCGGGGACATCGTTCGAGCTGGACAAGCTCTTGTAGAAGGACCGATGGTTCCGCACGATATCCTTCGCGTGAGCGGGGAAGAAGCGGTCCAACAATACTTGGTCCACGAAGTGCAACAGGTGTATCGTCTGCAACGTGTGGAAATCAACGACAAGCATATCGAGATCATCATCACTCGAATGCTTCGGAAGATGAAGATCACGAACGCAGGGGATACCAGCCTCCTGTCCGGATTGGTCATGGACCGGTTCGAATTCAAGCGGGTCAATGATCAACTGGCGAAGTGCGTCAAGATTACCGATCCGGGCGATACCGAGTTTGCACTCGGCGCGATCGTGCCTCGCGATGCTTTCGAAGCGTCCAATGCGCAGTGCGAAGGATTGGGTGGCAAACCCGCTAAGGGCAAGAAGCCTAAGCCCGCGAACGGCGAAGTCCAGTTGCTCGGTATCACCAAGGCTGCGGTGCAAAGCAATAGCTTCATCTCGGCAGCCAGCTTCCAGGAAACGACCAAGGTTCTCACCGAGGCGGCACTGGCAGGCAAGGTGGATCGATTGGTCGGTCTGAAGGAGAATGTGATTCTCGGTCACTTGATTCCTGCTGGGACGGGCTTCCGCGTCTTCCAAGACTCCGAAGTTAGCTACCGCAAGGAAGCTCTCGAAGACTTGGTCAACCGCGGTACTGCTGCGGCAGAAGAATCGTTCCCGCTCCTCAATCAAGCACCGCGACCCGCGGAATCCTTTGCTCCACCAGCAGAGGAAGCGAGCGACGGTCCTGGTCTGGACGCATCGGCAATCGATTCCGGTAGCACCAGCGAAGAGTAG
- a CDS encoding SLC13 family permease, giving the protein MTALLRVASGPSVGCIVGALLLANGVPFGPAYIAGLVAWMAFWWVTEAVPIEVTALLPIIVIPFSGIYERNALGETCAPYADKNVFFFLGGFGLGLAIERTDLHRIGALYLLRIAGRNGANVIGAFMLATAMISMWVNNTATTMLMLPLAMSAIAIQSDRRFAAPLLIGIAFASSIGGMATLVGTAPNIFFTSFLAKEGKSIDFLAWVYVAGPVSAFLLVGAWIWLVYFLFPVRRFQVAIPEEWLDEFRGRRSLSRDQWITLAVFLSAAMTWILKEPILRIASASGWDSVHAVLQRVEDPWVAMAALVTLLLVPFSKPILAWKDVEGVPWGVLMLLGGGLSLAKAIEASSLDQRIASVAAHFAGLHPWIVLTLVVAIVIAISELASNLATATALIPILSEAGPAMGIDQISLLTAVVLASSCGFMLPVATPPNTLVYSQRKFPAGDMIRAGFVVNLLAILAIPIAVLQLRFLLGNIGP; this is encoded by the coding sequence ATGACAGCTTTACTACGTGTCGCTTCGGGCCCTTCGGTCGGATGTATTGTCGGAGCGCTATTGTTGGCGAATGGGGTGCCGTTCGGGCCTGCCTATATTGCGGGGCTGGTCGCGTGGATGGCCTTCTGGTGGGTAACCGAAGCGGTTCCGATCGAAGTAACCGCATTGTTGCCGATCATTGTCATTCCTTTCTCAGGCATTTACGAACGCAATGCGTTAGGGGAGACGTGCGCTCCCTACGCAGACAAAAATGTCTTCTTCTTTCTGGGGGGATTCGGATTGGGGCTCGCCATCGAGCGGACCGACTTGCACCGCATCGGTGCACTCTATTTGTTACGAATTGCAGGGCGCAATGGTGCCAATGTCATCGGGGCGTTCATGTTGGCGACGGCGATGATCAGTATGTGGGTCAACAATACGGCGACGACGATGCTGATGCTCCCTCTCGCGATGAGTGCCATCGCCATCCAATCGGATCGTCGTTTTGCCGCCCCACTTCTGATCGGCATCGCCTTCGCCTCGAGCATCGGTGGGATGGCGACGCTGGTTGGCACCGCGCCGAATATCTTTTTCACCAGCTTCCTTGCAAAGGAGGGAAAGTCGATCGATTTTTTAGCGTGGGTGTACGTAGCAGGGCCCGTATCGGCTTTTCTTTTGGTCGGGGCGTGGATTTGGTTGGTTTACTTCCTTTTTCCGGTAAGGCGATTTCAAGTTGCGATACCTGAGGAGTGGTTGGACGAGTTTCGGGGCAGGCGATCGTTGAGCCGGGACCAATGGATAACGCTGGCGGTCTTTCTCTCTGCTGCGATGACTTGGATTCTCAAGGAGCCCATCCTGCGCATTGCCTCCGCTTCTGGATGGGATTCGGTGCACGCGGTTTTGCAAAGAGTTGAAGATCCTTGGGTGGCAATGGCCGCGTTGGTGACCTTGTTGTTGGTTCCATTTTCGAAACCGATTCTGGCTTGGAAGGATGTCGAAGGGGTCCCGTGGGGGGTGTTGATGTTGCTTGGGGGAGGGCTTTCGTTGGCGAAGGCGATTGAGGCTTCGTCGCTCGATCAGCGTATCGCTTCGGTAGCGGCCCACTTCGCAGGTCTTCACCCATGGATTGTTCTCACTTTGGTGGTGGCCATCGTCATCGCCATTTCGGAATTGGCGAGCAACTTGGCTACAGCTACTGCCCTCATTCCGATCCTTTCGGAAGCCGGGCCCGCGATGGGAATCGACCAGATATCGCTACTGACGGCAGTGGTTCTCGCGAGCAGTTGCGGATTCATGCTCCCCGTCGCGACACCTCCCAATACCTTGGTCTACTCCCAGAGGAAGTTTCCTGCGGGCGACATGATTCGGGCAGGGTTTGTCGTGAATCTACTTGCTATCCTCGCCATTCCGATCGCCGTCTTGCAATTGCGATTTCTGCTCGGGAACATCGGCCCCTAG
- a CDS encoding BON domain-containing protein has product MIDSGFQDVLGQAKRMLMESPFSSLRNLELSQAGEQMRLRGSVDSFYLKQLAQETVRSATRGIDVVNEVSVQSKWK; this is encoded by the coding sequence ATGATTGACTCGGGATTTCAAGATGTGTTGGGGCAGGCGAAACGGATGTTGATGGAAAGTCCATTTTCGTCGCTTCGTAACTTGGAGCTCTCTCAAGCCGGAGAGCAAATGCGTCTTCGAGGCTCGGTCGATTCTTTTTACTTGAAGCAGCTAGCGCAAGAAACGGTTCGCTCTGCGACCCGAGGGATCGATGTGGTGAACGAAGTATCTGTCCAATCCAAGTGGAAATAG
- a CDS encoding NAD-dependent epimerase/dehydratase family protein → MRLLVTGATGLLGNNVARLAAAAGCEVTTLSRSSANHPSLKGLGARHVQADIGQMDLEEVLAPHEFDGVIHSAALIHIGWRRQAESLQVNRDGTQAIVNWARKRKIRGVYVSTVNTLAIGEADKPKTERCTGDGQVPCAYVLSKRAAQLVVDQAAEQGDDWYSVFPGFMLGPYDWQLSSGRMVLALQRFQPWAPSGGCSVCDPRDVAAAMLRLAKTGATERRFILAGHNLTYFDLWTRIATQMGSRPPAIAMRRPARAISPILADGINLFRRSESDFNSAAIRMGQQFHYYDSHLAREHLGYITRPTEDSIGDAIGWLREAGHLPPTH, encoded by the coding sequence GTGAGATTGTTGGTTACCGGTGCCACTGGGCTCCTCGGCAACAATGTCGCCCGTTTGGCCGCCGCCGCAGGCTGCGAGGTGACAACGCTCTCCCGATCGTCCGCCAATCACCCGTCCCTCAAGGGACTGGGTGCCCGGCATGTGCAAGCAGACATCGGCCAGATGGATTTGGAAGAGGTACTCGCTCCTCATGAATTCGATGGCGTCATCCACTCTGCCGCTCTCATCCATATCGGATGGCGTCGACAGGCCGAATCTCTGCAGGTGAATCGGGACGGCACTCAAGCCATCGTGAATTGGGCCCGCAAACGCAAAATCCGAGGGGTCTATGTCTCGACGGTCAACACCCTCGCGATCGGCGAAGCAGACAAACCCAAAACAGAACGTTGCACCGGGGATGGTCAAGTTCCCTGCGCGTATGTCCTCTCCAAGCGCGCAGCGCAGCTAGTCGTCGACCAAGCTGCCGAGCAAGGAGACGATTGGTACAGCGTTTTCCCAGGCTTCATGCTGGGCCCCTACGATTGGCAACTGAGCAGCGGCCGGATGGTCCTCGCGCTGCAGCGTTTTCAACCCTGGGCTCCCTCGGGCGGTTGCTCGGTCTGCGACCCTCGCGATGTCGCCGCCGCGATGTTGCGATTGGCCAAAACCGGAGCCACCGAACGTCGCTTTATCTTGGCAGGCCACAACCTTACCTATTTCGATTTATGGACCCGGATCGCAACCCAAATGGGAAGCCGCCCGCCGGCCATTGCGATGCGCCGCCCTGCACGGGCTATCAGCCCGATCTTGGCAGATGGCATCAATCTCTTTCGCCGCAGCGAGTCCGATTTCAATAGCGCCGCGATTCGCATGGGACAGCAATTTCACTACTACGACTCTCATTTGGCCCGCGAACATTTAGGCTACATCACCCGCCCCACCGAAGACTCGATCGGTGACGCCATTGGATGGCTTCGCGAGGCAGGCCATTTGCCTCCAACGCACTAG